A genomic segment from Cumulibacter soli encodes:
- a CDS encoding succinate dehydrogenase/fumarate reductase iron-sulfur subunit produces the protein MNLTLKIWRQEGPRAAGKLVTYQVKDISEDMSFLEMLDVLNEQLNDNGDEPIAFDSDCREGICGMCGLMISGSAHGPEKTTTCQLHMRSFSDGETITIEPWRAEAFPVVRDLVVDRGAFDRIIQAGGFISVNTGAAPEAHSVPVPKVKADRAFEAAECIGCGACVAACPNASGMLFMGAKITHLGELPQGQPERYSRVVDMVNQHDADGFGGCTNIGECSSACPKGIPLDVISTLNGDLRRSLARKA, from the coding sequence GTGAACCTCACCCTCAAGATCTGGCGTCAGGAAGGACCGCGTGCGGCGGGCAAGCTGGTCACTTACCAGGTCAAGGACATCTCGGAAGATATGTCCTTCCTGGAAATGCTCGACGTACTCAACGAACAGCTCAACGACAACGGCGACGAGCCGATCGCGTTCGACTCCGACTGCCGCGAAGGTATCTGCGGCATGTGTGGCCTGATGATTTCAGGTTCGGCACACGGTCCGGAGAAGACCACGACCTGCCAGTTGCACATGCGCAGCTTCAGTGACGGCGAGACCATCACGATCGAGCCGTGGCGGGCCGAGGCCTTCCCCGTCGTTCGCGATCTGGTCGTCGACCGTGGCGCATTCGACCGCATCATCCAGGCTGGCGGATTCATCTCGGTCAACACTGGTGCTGCCCCTGAGGCGCACTCGGTACCGGTGCCGAAGGTCAAGGCTGACCGCGCCTTCGAAGCCGCCGAGTGCATCGGCTGCGGCGCCTGCGTCGCTGCCTGCCCGAACGCGTCGGGCATGCTGTTCATGGGCGCGAAGATCACCCACCTGGGCGAACTTCCGCAGGGCCAGCCCGAGCGCTACTCGCGCGTCGTCGACATGGTCAACCAGCACGACGCCGACGGCTTCGGTGGTTGCACCAACATCGGCGAGTGCTCCTCGGCCTGCCCGAAGGGCATCCCGCTGGACGTCATCTCGACGCTGAACGGCGACCTGCGTCGCTCGCTGGCGCGCAAGGCGTAA
- a CDS encoding PaaI family thioesterase, translating into MTHDEKATEQIRSLMPLCATLGVQAVTVSAEKAVLTLEWREDLCTSNGMIHGGTVMALADASGAACAVENLPEDAAGTSTIESKTNFLGAVRGGTLVATSTPLHVGRTTIVVETELRNGDKLVGKTTQTQTVLRPK; encoded by the coding sequence ATGACTCACGATGAGAAGGCAACCGAACAGATCCGTTCTCTGATGCCGTTGTGCGCGACGCTTGGCGTACAGGCGGTGACGGTGAGCGCCGAGAAGGCGGTGCTGACGCTCGAGTGGCGCGAGGACCTGTGCACCTCCAACGGCATGATCCACGGCGGCACGGTGATGGCGCTCGCCGATGCGTCCGGTGCCGCGTGCGCGGTGGAGAACCTGCCCGAGGACGCTGCCGGTACGTCGACCATTGAATCGAAGACGAACTTCCTGGGTGCGGTTCGAGGTGGCACGCTAGTCGCCACGTCCACCCCGCTCCATGTGGGCCGGACGACGATCGTCGTCGAGACCGAACTGCGCAATGGCGACAAACTGGTCGGCAAGACCACTCAGACGCAGACGGTCCTTCGCCCGAAGTAA
- a CDS encoding threonine aldolase family protein, translating to MIPGVMDNSGIALLSDNAAGVHPRVMTALATANDGYAAAYGADSVTSQAIELLQAEFGNRAQVALTTTGTAANVLGLRAVTDSFNAVICAQSAHLHRDECGAPEHFCGCTLLTVPATDGKIGVDDLDGVLADHQMVHRVQPRVVSISQCTEWGTVYSPDQLDALARWCHANDVLLHVDGARLANAAAALGCSLADAASGADLISFGCSKNGAMNAESVILASDAARTSALGFHQKQAMQLTSKMRFVAAQVVAMLTGELWLRNARHANAMASRLADGVRAVRGVRLAVGQVTNSVYAHLPDAVLDRISAEVSIHIWDRQSGVIRLMTSYATTPQDVDRFIADLTAAART from the coding sequence ATGATCCCAGGGGTGATGGACAACAGCGGAATCGCGCTATTGAGCGACAACGCGGCGGGCGTACACCCGCGCGTGATGACCGCCCTGGCCACGGCCAACGACGGCTACGCGGCCGCCTACGGCGCGGACAGCGTGACTTCACAGGCGATCGAGCTACTGCAGGCGGAGTTTGGTAATCGCGCGCAGGTCGCGCTGACAACCACCGGAACAGCGGCGAACGTATTAGGACTGCGGGCCGTCACAGACTCGTTCAACGCCGTCATCTGTGCGCAGTCGGCGCATCTGCATCGCGATGAATGTGGTGCGCCGGAGCACTTCTGCGGCTGCACCCTGCTCACCGTTCCGGCCACGGACGGAAAGATCGGCGTCGACGACCTCGACGGTGTGCTCGCTGATCACCAGATGGTGCATCGAGTGCAGCCCCGAGTCGTCTCGATCAGCCAGTGCACCGAATGGGGCACCGTCTACTCTCCCGATCAGCTCGACGCCCTAGCGCGGTGGTGTCACGCAAACGATGTGCTGTTGCACGTGGACGGCGCTCGCTTGGCCAACGCAGCGGCCGCGTTGGGGTGCTCGCTGGCCGACGCGGCGAGCGGAGCAGACCTGATCTCGTTCGGATGTAGTAAGAACGGCGCGATGAACGCCGAGTCGGTGATTCTCGCCAGCGATGCCGCGCGAACCTCGGCACTCGGCTTTCATCAGAAGCAAGCGATGCAGTTGACATCGAAAATGCGGTTCGTCGCCGCGCAGGTTGTAGCGATGCTGACCGGTGAGCTGTGGCTGCGCAACGCGCGGCACGCCAACGCGATGGCGAGTCGGCTCGCCGACGGAGTACGCGCGGTCCGCGGCGTACGCCTCGCGGTCGGCCAGGTCACCAACTCCGTGTATGCGCACCTTCCGGACGCCGTACTCGACCGGATCAGCGCTGAAGTTTCCATCCATATCTGGGATCGCCAGAGTGGCGTGATTCGACTGATGACCTCATACGCGACGACACCACAGGACGTCGATCGCTTTATCGCCGACCTAACCGCGGCGGCGCGAACCTGA
- a CDS encoding M24 family metallopeptidase — MKPFNADEYADRLLRVRQAMSEHGLDGIIITNPENIYYLTGLNHQGYFAYTSLIVPLESEPGLITRAMEQAIVRDTVSGVRHFPYSDGVAPLPQPEQPLESSSAAAAIDPSPMSIGISVTETVPSAPDFDAPVDATCDALRQVGLTTGRVAFERSSTYLPYRIADGFVRRMPHISWADADGLVADCRSIQSPAELACTRQAAAISDAMIMAGTAMAGPGIREQDVMASIYQVMFQRGGTYPAFVPLVRSGRAISHEHGTWDQVGLRRRDLLFMEMAGCRYRYHAPIGRLTYIGGVSRESARIYQVALDALYAAADALRPGTTAGAVYDAWQAVVDRAGLHHYGRHHCGYMVGIGFPPSWSGSGVPRGLRRGSDLVIRPGMVFHLMSWLLRTGRGDAFFSDTVTVTEDGCEFLTRAPRDLIVR, encoded by the coding sequence ATGAAGCCGTTCAACGCCGACGAGTACGCCGACCGACTTCTGCGCGTCCGGCAAGCAATGTCCGAACATGGCCTCGACGGAATCATCATCACCAATCCGGAGAATATTTACTATCTCACGGGTCTCAACCACCAGGGCTATTTCGCCTACACCTCGCTCATCGTGCCGCTGGAGAGCGAACCCGGACTGATTACTCGCGCCATGGAACAGGCGATCGTGCGAGACACGGTCAGCGGCGTACGACACTTCCCTTACAGTGACGGGGTCGCGCCGCTCCCCCAACCAGAACAGCCGCTGGAATCTTCCTCGGCGGCGGCGGCGATCGACCCGTCACCGATGAGCATCGGCATCTCGGTGACCGAGACGGTTCCCTCGGCGCCAGACTTCGATGCACCCGTCGACGCGACGTGCGATGCGCTGCGCCAAGTGGGATTGACAACGGGTCGCGTCGCGTTCGAGCGCTCCAGCACCTACCTGCCGTACCGGATCGCAGATGGCTTCGTGCGCCGCATGCCGCACATTTCCTGGGCGGACGCCGATGGACTGGTCGCCGACTGCCGCAGCATCCAGTCACCGGCCGAACTGGCATGTACCCGCCAGGCTGCTGCCATTTCCGATGCGATGATCATGGCCGGTACCGCGATGGCTGGGCCGGGGATCCGCGAGCAGGACGTGATGGCCTCGATCTACCAGGTCATGTTCCAGCGCGGCGGCACCTACCCCGCGTTCGTGCCACTAGTGCGTTCAGGTCGCGCGATCTCGCACGAGCACGGCACCTGGGATCAGGTCGGTCTGCGACGTAGGGACCTGCTGTTCATGGAGATGGCCGGGTGTCGATACCGCTACCACGCCCCGATCGGCCGCCTGACGTACATCGGCGGGGTGAGCCGGGAGTCGGCGCGGATCTACCAGGTCGCGCTGGACGCGCTGTACGCCGCGGCCGACGCGCTGCGGCCCGGGACGACCGCCGGCGCGGTGTACGACGCATGGCAGGCCGTCGTCGACCGCGCCGGACTGCACCATTACGGCCGGCATCACTGCGGCTACATGGTGGGGATCGGGTTCCCGCCCAGTTGGTCAGGTTCCGGCGTACCGCGCGGGCTACGTCGCGGGTCAGATCTCGTGATTCGTCCCGGCATGGTCTTTCACCTGATGTCGTGGTTGCTGCGCACCGGTCGTGGCGACGCGTTTTTCTCCGACACGGTCACCGTCACCGAGGACGGCTGCGAGTTTCTCACCCGCGCACCGCGCGACCTCATCGTCCGCTGA
- a CDS encoding [protein-PII] uridylyltransferase codes for MAPTPSEGLTKVGPSIREARDRLLANSHLVGRELRRRLTELYDGWLTELVPPDRPVALVAVGGLGREEPAPHSDLDLVLLHDLGRSQVAEVADAIWYPVWDSGLGLDHSVRTVRETATLAASDIKVSLGMLDLRFIAGSADIAAEARGRVAEAWRVNAATRAAELQLMIRERADLFGQVAYLLQPDLKQSYGGLRDATILRALARAQLIDVRRGLDDAVNLLLDVRGEVHRHAGKRNDLLLAQDRPAIADALGIDSATQLLREVNSAGRAIAYALDTAFRRAARRRAEEPASLRERLRRPSRVGSLRRGLAKDVVAQNGEVVLARSASPASDVGLLLRVARAAANADLPISTFTLDRLRIEGPADLGVWSEEMRRDLDALLAAGAPMLAVWDSLDQHGLLERLLPEWRHVRSLPQHNAVHVFTVDRHLLQTVLETDVVDVQSSRPDLVRISALLHDLGKGQPGDHSVVGARIAGAVMARMGFSERDREVVQRVVLHHLLLSTTAQRRDLSDPRTVEQVIDSLGPSPLVVDLLHALTLADGRATGPGAHSPWKTALQVELVTRVKATMAGEIVEDLDVIDDLAGHVLGAAPDEPFAMVIGRAPGAYQQLLVAIRDERVRVSSVAGVLALRSVTIQRARLTDVDGTLLLDLIVEPQFGSMPAAVELTEQLRRATDGALDLTERLAQKAAAYDKPRSRPMTVRWAEGAATDASVVEVLASDRTALLFQLLQAIEDAGVRVRAAVIESYGPTVVDAFYLQGDGARPLNADERLCVQRRLAGLDS; via the coding sequence GTGGCGCCGACGCCCTCTGAGGGGCTCACCAAGGTGGGTCCCTCGATCCGCGAGGCTCGCGACCGACTGTTGGCTAATAGCCACCTGGTCGGTCGTGAGTTGCGGCGACGGCTCACCGAGTTGTACGACGGATGGCTCACCGAGCTCGTGCCGCCGGATCGCCCGGTCGCACTGGTAGCGGTCGGTGGCCTCGGGCGGGAGGAACCCGCACCGCACAGTGATCTGGACCTGGTCCTGTTGCATGACTTGGGGCGTTCGCAGGTTGCCGAGGTCGCCGATGCGATCTGGTACCCGGTCTGGGACAGCGGCCTGGGACTCGATCACTCCGTGCGTACCGTCCGCGAAACCGCGACATTGGCGGCTTCGGACATCAAGGTCTCGCTGGGCATGCTGGACCTGCGGTTCATCGCAGGGTCGGCGGATATCGCGGCCGAGGCGCGCGGCCGGGTGGCTGAGGCGTGGCGGGTGAACGCGGCGACCCGTGCAGCGGAACTGCAACTCATGATTCGCGAACGCGCGGACCTGTTCGGCCAGGTCGCCTACCTGCTGCAACCGGATCTCAAGCAGTCGTACGGCGGTCTGCGGGACGCGACGATCTTGCGTGCGCTGGCGCGAGCGCAACTTATCGACGTACGACGCGGGCTCGACGATGCGGTCAACTTGTTGCTGGACGTGCGCGGTGAAGTGCACCGGCACGCCGGTAAGCGTAACGACCTGTTGCTCGCGCAGGACCGCCCCGCGATCGCCGACGCACTGGGGATCGACTCCGCAACGCAACTGTTGCGGGAGGTGAATTCCGCGGGCCGGGCGATCGCGTACGCGCTGGACACCGCGTTTCGGCGGGCGGCTCGTCGTCGGGCCGAGGAGCCGGCGAGCCTGCGTGAGCGGTTGCGCCGGCCGAGTCGAGTGGGCTCGCTGCGCCGCGGCCTGGCCAAGGACGTCGTCGCGCAGAACGGCGAGGTAGTGCTCGCCCGCAGCGCGTCACCGGCGTCCGATGTGGGCCTGCTGCTGCGCGTCGCGCGAGCGGCGGCGAACGCTGACTTGCCGATCTCGACGTTTACCTTGGACAGGCTTCGGATCGAAGGACCAGCAGACCTCGGCGTGTGGAGTGAGGAAATGCGCCGCGACCTCGATGCGTTGCTCGCGGCCGGTGCGCCGATGCTGGCCGTGTGGGACTCACTCGATCAGCACGGGCTGCTGGAGCGATTGCTGCCGGAATGGCGCCACGTGCGCTCCCTCCCGCAACACAACGCGGTGCACGTGTTCACCGTCGACCGGCACCTGCTGCAGACCGTGCTGGAGACCGATGTGGTCGATGTGCAGTCCAGTCGGCCCGACCTGGTCCGAATCAGTGCGCTACTGCATGACCTGGGCAAGGGACAGCCGGGCGATCACAGCGTTGTCGGAGCCCGAATCGCGGGCGCCGTGATGGCGCGGATGGGATTTAGCGAGCGCGACCGCGAAGTGGTCCAGCGGGTTGTGCTGCATCACCTGTTGCTGTCGACCACGGCGCAGCGGCGGGACCTGTCCGATCCACGCACCGTGGAACAGGTCATTGATTCGCTTGGTCCGTCGCCGCTGGTCGTCGACCTGTTGCATGCGCTTACGCTCGCCGATGGGCGTGCCACCGGTCCGGGTGCTCACTCCCCGTGGAAGACCGCGCTACAAGTCGAACTCGTGACCCGGGTCAAGGCGACGATGGCGGGGGAGATCGTCGAGGATCTCGATGTGATCGACGATCTGGCCGGTCACGTGCTCGGTGCTGCACCGGACGAGCCGTTCGCGATGGTGATCGGTCGCGCCCCCGGGGCGTATCAACAGTTGTTGGTCGCGATCCGTGACGAGCGGGTGCGAGTGTCCTCGGTGGCGGGGGTGCTCGCGTTGCGTTCGGTGACCATCCAGCGTGCGCGCCTCACCGATGTCGACGGCACATTGTTATTGGACTTGATCGTCGAACCCCAGTTCGGCTCAATGCCCGCCGCGGTCGAACTCACCGAACAGTTGCGCCGAGCCACCGACGGCGCCCTGGACCTCACCGAACGGTTGGCGCAGAAGGCAGCGGCGTACGACAAGCCGAGGAGCCGACCAATGACAGTGCGGTGGGCCGAGGGGGCGGCGACCGATGCGTCCGTCGTCGAGGTACTGGCCAGCGACCGTACGGCTCTGTTGTTTCAGCTGCTACAGGCGATCGAGGACGCCGGCGTGCGGGTGCGCGCAGCAGTGATCGAGTCCTACGGTCCAACCGTGGTCGATGCGTTCTATTTGCAGGGGGACGGCGCTCGGCCGCTGAATGCCGACGAGCGCCTATGCGTCCAGCGACGCCTCGCGGGCCTCGACTCCTGA
- a CDS encoding P-II family nitrogen regulator, translating to MKLVTAVIKPFMLGDVKEALESLGVSGMTISEVSGYGRQKGHTEIYRGSEYEVDLVPKIKIEVLADERSASEIVDEIVRAAGTGKIGDGKVWVSSLDTVVRVRTGERGADAL from the coding sequence ATGAAGCTCGTAACCGCAGTCATCAAACCGTTCATGCTCGGCGACGTGAAGGAAGCCCTGGAGTCGCTCGGCGTCTCGGGGATGACGATCAGCGAGGTTTCCGGGTATGGCAGGCAAAAGGGCCACACCGAGATCTACCGGGGTTCTGAGTACGAGGTCGATCTCGTGCCGAAGATCAAGATAGAGGTGCTCGCCGACGAGCGGTCGGCGTCGGAAATCGTGGACGAGATCGTCCGCGCCGCGGGCACCGGGAAAATCGGCGACGGCAAGGTGTGGGTCTCCAGCCTGGACACTGTCGTCCGAGTGCGGACCGGCGAACGTGGCGCCGACGCCCTCTGA
- a CDS encoding ammonium transporter yields the protein MLTSVLAAPAEEAGFDTGSIAWVLISAALVFLMTPALAFFYGGMVRAKHVLAMLMQNFAAIMIGAVVWVVIGFSLAFGDGNAFIGNLDFFGMTDPSQAIPGLEDLAVPPLVFAAFQMTFAIITLALVTGATADRWRFGAFVLFGVLWLTVIYAPLAHWVWSPSGWIAELGALDFAGGTVVHINAGVAGLAMAIVLGRRRGYGKDAMRGHSMPLVLLGAGLLWFGWFGFNAGSALGVNDGNTQLAAIAFINTAVAPAAAMAGWLGYEKLRHGSSTTLGAASGAVAGLVAITPCAGFVSPLAAIAIGLIAGVLCAASLGLKEKVKVDDALDVVAVHLIGGLWGSLAVGLFATSSINSVVTDDGLLVGGGAVLLGKQLLAVVAAMAFSFIGTFILGKLIGFLLPHRVDTETEITGLDQAMHSETAYEFGDSSRGASGRDLLPSAPSEKE from the coding sequence ATGCTGACCTCGGTACTCGCTGCGCCGGCTGAGGAGGCTGGATTCGACACAGGGTCGATTGCCTGGGTCCTCATCAGCGCAGCACTCGTATTCCTCATGACCCCCGCATTGGCGTTCTTCTACGGCGGGATGGTGCGCGCCAAACACGTCCTGGCGATGCTCATGCAGAACTTTGCCGCGATCATGATCGGTGCCGTCGTGTGGGTCGTCATCGGGTTCTCGCTCGCGTTCGGCGACGGGAATGCCTTCATTGGCAACCTGGACTTCTTCGGCATGACCGATCCGTCGCAGGCTATTCCTGGGCTTGAGGACCTTGCTGTACCTCCGTTGGTCTTCGCCGCATTCCAAATGACGTTCGCGATCATCACGCTCGCGCTAGTGACCGGAGCCACCGCGGACCGCTGGAGGTTCGGTGCGTTCGTGCTGTTCGGTGTGTTGTGGCTGACCGTGATCTACGCGCCGCTGGCGCACTGGGTGTGGTCGCCGTCGGGCTGGATCGCCGAACTGGGTGCGCTGGACTTCGCCGGTGGAACTGTCGTCCACATCAACGCGGGCGTCGCCGGCCTGGCGATGGCGATCGTGCTGGGACGACGCCGCGGCTACGGCAAGGACGCGATGCGCGGTCACAGCATGCCGCTGGTGCTGCTCGGTGCGGGCCTGCTGTGGTTCGGGTGGTTCGGGTTCAACGCCGGCTCGGCGCTTGGCGTGAATGATGGCAACACGCAACTGGCAGCGATCGCGTTCATCAACACCGCCGTCGCCCCGGCCGCCGCGATGGCTGGCTGGCTCGGCTACGAGAAACTGCGGCACGGTTCCTCAACCACACTCGGTGCTGCCTCCGGCGCCGTCGCGGGCTTGGTCGCGATCACGCCCTGTGCCGGCTTCGTCAGTCCGCTCGCGGCGATCGCGATCGGCCTCATCGCCGGCGTACTGTGCGCTGCGAGCCTGGGACTGAAGGAGAAGGTCAAGGTCGACGATGCGCTCGACGTTGTGGCCGTGCACCTGATCGGTGGACTCTGGGGATCGCTGGCCGTCGGCCTGTTCGCGACCTCCTCGATCAACTCGGTCGTGACCGACGACGGACTGCTCGTCGGCGGTGGTGCGGTACTGCTCGGCAAGCAACTGCTCGCCGTTGTCGCGGCGATGGCGTTCTCATTCATCGGTACATTCATTCTCGGTAAGTTGATCGGATTCCTCCTACCGCACCGTGTCGACACCGAAACCGAAATCACTGGCCTGGACCAGGCCATGCACAGTGAGACGGCGTACGAGTTCGGCGATTCGAGCCGGGGCGCCTCGGGACGGGACCTGCTGCCCTCCGCACCATCCGAGAAGGAATGA
- a CDS encoding 2-oxoacid:acceptor oxidoreductase subunit alpha, producing MAKETKQLQRVVIRIAGDSGDGMQLTGDRFTTETAAFGNDLSTLPNFPAEIRAPAGTLAGVSSFQLHFADYDIVTPGDAPDVLVAMNPAALKANINDVPDGKDVIVNTDEFTKRNLSKVGYGSNPLEDDSLERVRVHPVPLTSLTVDALAEFEIGKKDAQRSKNMFALGLLCWMYNRPTEGTAEFLHKKFAKNPVIAEANIAAFNAGWAYGETTESFSVSYEVAPAKLPAGTYRTITGNKALAYGLVTAADRAGLPIFLGSYPITPASDILHELSALKSFNVLTFQAEDEIAGVASALGAAFGGHLGVTTTSGPGVALKAETIGLAVSLELPLLIVDVQRGGPSTGLPTKTEQADLLQAVYGRNGESPVPVIAAQSPGDCFTTAIEAARIALTYRTPVILLSDGYLANGSEPWRVPTVEDIPKIDLNLATEPNGPDGSFLPYKRDEGTLARAWAIPGTKGLEHRVGGIEKANESGEISYDPDNHDLMVRLRQAKVDAVASTYNATEIDDPSGSAKVLVLGWGSTYGPITAGVRRVRASGGKIAQVHLRHVNPLPEDLGKILAEYQRVIIPEMNLGQLRTLVRAKYLVDAEGYNMVRGLPFGAAELADAFGEILIEVEG from the coding sequence ATGGCGAAGGAAACCAAACAGCTGCAGCGCGTCGTGATCCGTATCGCTGGCGATTCAGGTGACGGTATGCAGTTGACCGGGGACCGATTCACTACCGAGACGGCCGCGTTCGGCAACGACCTGTCCACGCTGCCCAACTTCCCCGCCGAGATCCGCGCTCCTGCCGGAACCCTCGCTGGCGTGTCCAGTTTCCAGCTTCATTTCGCTGACTACGACATCGTTACGCCCGGCGATGCGCCGGACGTACTGGTCGCGATGAACCCGGCCGCACTCAAGGCCAACATCAACGACGTCCCGGACGGTAAAGACGTCATCGTCAACACCGACGAGTTCACCAAACGTAATCTGTCCAAGGTCGGCTACGGTTCGAACCCGCTGGAGGACGACTCGCTCGAGCGGGTCCGCGTGCACCCGGTACCGCTGACGTCGCTGACCGTTGACGCGCTGGCCGAGTTCGAGATCGGCAAGAAGGACGCCCAGCGGTCGAAGAACATGTTCGCGCTCGGGCTGCTGTGCTGGATGTACAACCGGCCGACCGAGGGCACCGCGGAATTCCTACATAAGAAGTTCGCGAAGAACCCGGTGATCGCTGAGGCGAACATCGCCGCGTTCAACGCCGGCTGGGCGTACGGCGAGACCACCGAGTCGTTCTCGGTCTCGTACGAAGTCGCCCCCGCGAAGCTGCCCGCCGGGACCTACCGCACCATCACCGGGAACAAGGCGCTCGCGTACGGCCTGGTCACCGCCGCGGACCGCGCGGGCCTGCCGATCTTCCTCGGCTCGTACCCGATCACCCCGGCCTCGGACATCCTGCACGAGCTATCGGCGCTGAAGTCATTCAACGTGCTCACCTTCCAGGCCGAGGATGAGATCGCTGGTGTCGCGTCCGCGCTCGGCGCCGCTTTCGGTGGCCACCTCGGCGTAACGACGACTTCTGGCCCCGGTGTGGCGCTGAAGGCCGAGACGATCGGGCTAGCGGTTTCGCTGGAGTTGCCGCTACTGATCGTCGATGTGCAGCGCGGCGGCCCGTCCACCGGACTGCCGACGAAGACCGAACAGGCTGATCTGCTGCAGGCGGTGTACGGACGCAACGGCGAATCACCGGTGCCGGTGATCGCTGCGCAGTCGCCCGGCGACTGCTTCACCACCGCGATCGAGGCGGCGCGGATCGCGCTGACCTACCGCACGCCAGTGATCCTGCTATCGGACGGATACCTCGCTAACGGCTCGGAGCCGTGGCGGGTGCCGACCGTAGAAGACATCCCCAAGATCGACCTGAACCTCGCCACCGAGCCCAACGGCCCGGATGGATCGTTCTTGCCGTACAAGCGTGATGAAGGAACGCTGGCTCGCGCATGGGCCATCCCCGGCACCAAGGGCCTCGAGCACCGCGTCGGCGGTATCGAGAAAGCCAACGAAAGCGGCGAGATCTCCTACGATCCGGACAATCATGACTTGATGGTGCGGCTGCGCCAGGCCAAGGTCGACGCGGTCGCGTCGACGTACAACGCCACCGAGATCGACGACCCCTCGGGATCGGCGAAGGTACTGGTGTTGGGCTGGGGCTCGACGTACGGCCCGATCACCGCCGGCGTACGCCGTGTCCGCGCGTCCGGGGGCAAGATCGCTCAGGTACATCTGCGGCACGTCAACCCCCTGCCGGAGGACCTGGGCAAGATCCTGGCCGAGTACCAGCGGGTGATCATCCCCGAGATGAACCTCGGGCAATTGCGGACGCTGGTCCGCGCGAAGTACTTGGTGGACGCCGAGGGCTACAACATGGTGCGAGGGCTTCCGTTCGGCGCCGCCGAACTGGCCGACGCATTCGGCGAGATCCTGATTGAGGTGGAGGGCTGA
- a CDS encoding 2-oxoacid:ferredoxin oxidoreductase subunit beta, with protein sequence MSNEVLLGMPKVGGMDGVPLTDDKQTRKEFTSSSEVRWCPGCGDYAILAAFQGFLPELGVKRENVVMISGIGCSSRFPYYVDTYGMHSIHGRAPAIATGLATAREDLSVWVITGDGDALSIGGNHLIHALRRNVNIKILLFNNRIYGLTKGQYSPTSEPGKVTKSTPVGSLDTPFNPVSLALGAEASFVARTIDSDRKHLTSVLTAAAHHNGSALVEIYQNCNIFNDGAFEILKNPDTRDEAIVPLEHGQPLVFGTERPRAVVQRGFSLEVVDADSVDASEIVVHDTTIKDPSYAYALSRLSGTDLTHTPMGIFRQIKRPTYDSAAQQQLKAQIEAGPNDLNALLHGNNTWTIA encoded by the coding sequence ATGAGCAACGAAGTGCTACTAGGCATGCCAAAGGTCGGCGGCATGGACGGAGTCCCGCTCACAGACGATAAGCAGACCCGCAAGGAGTTCACCTCGTCCTCTGAGGTCCGCTGGTGTCCCGGATGCGGTGACTACGCGATCCTCGCCGCCTTCCAAGGTTTCTTGCCCGAACTCGGGGTCAAACGAGAGAACGTCGTGATGATCTCCGGTATCGGTTGCTCGTCGCGATTCCCGTACTACGTCGACACCTACGGAATGCACTCCATCCACGGCCGAGCACCTGCGATCGCGACCGGTTTGGCTACTGCCCGCGAGGACCTATCAGTATGGGTCATCACCGGCGACGGTGACGCACTGTCGATCGGCGGCAATCACCTCATCCACGCGCTTCGACGCAACGTGAACATCAAGATCTTGCTGTTCAACAACCGGATCTATGGACTCACCAAGGGCCAGTACTCCCCTACCTCCGAGCCCGGCAAAGTCACCAAGTCCACCCCGGTCGGTTCATTGGACACGCCGTTCAACCCGGTCTCACTCGCACTCGGCGCCGAGGCGTCTTTCGTCGCGCGGACGATCGATTCCGATCGCAAACACCTGACCTCCGTACTCACCGCCGCCGCGCATCACAATGGATCTGCTCTGGTGGAGATCTACCAGAACTGCAACATCTTCAATGATGGCGCATTCGAGATCCTGAAGAACCCCGATACCCGCGACGAAGCGATCGTGCCGCTCGAGCACGGCCAGCCACTCGTCTTCGGTACCGAGCGCCCGCGCGCCGTCGTGCAGCGGGGATTCTCTCTCGAGGTTGTCGACGCGGACTCGGTGGATGCGTCCGAGATCGTCGTCCACGACACCACGATCAAGGACCCGTCGTACGCCTACGCGCTGTCGCGACTGTCCGGTACCGACCTCACGCATACCCCGATGGGTATCTTCCGGCAGATCAAGCGTCCGACGTACGACTCGGCCGCGCAGCAGCAGCTGAAAGCGCAGATCGAGGCCGGACCGAACGACCTCAACGCGTTGCTGCACGGCAACAACACCTGGACCATCGCCTAA